A single window of Rana temporaria chromosome 1, aRanTem1.1, whole genome shotgun sequence DNA harbors:
- the LOC120937803 gene encoding uncharacterized protein LOC120937803, with translation MRRNCSTLKDYEIQAGILKGRLLEKGYDPESLEMSIQVYMDISLPLSGQPSLNSPSRSDQQHNESHGRSGSSRSHHRHSSSRHHSSSRTGHASRSTPHLSPHDERLENSCWGCKASLSINKSLCDHCFSKVANERGGADKHLEALVKRVVDKSLQERDTRIQQDSPVDPMIPLLDQGHLHEVFAATQASQSAASPSESGSELEDTVIGFDYALVPALVKAIKEALNLEDPATSPPKQRKLFKQLNKERHYFPFITEIGAIISNEWSKPDKKGSMQSKITKLYPFKQEDVTHLETAPSVDAALMRLVKYVTLPLEDTVSFKDPLERRIDSDLKRIYLTAGSACKPILAIAAASKALEAWSDSVNDPFKKQTKGTTSNSQESTKSF, from the exons ATGAGGAGGAATTGCTCTACCCTGAAGGATTATGAAATCCAGGCTGGCATACTTAAGGGCAGACTTTTGGAGAAGGGTTATGACCCTGAATCTTTGGAGA TGTCTATTCAAGTCTACATGGACATCTCTCTGCCTCTCAGTGGCCAGCCCTCCCTCAACAG cccttctaggtctgaccAGCAGCATAATGAGTCCCACGGTCGCAGCGGGTCTTCTAGGTCACATCACCGGCACTCATCCTCCAGACACCATAGTTCATCCAGAACTGGTCATGCTAGTAGAAGTACTCCTCATCTCTCCCCCCATGATGAAAGATTGGAAAACTCTTGCTGGGGGTGCAAGGCTTCGTTATCTATTAACAAATCCCTTTGTGATCATTGTTTCTCTAAAGTAGCCAATGAAAGGGGAGGTGCAGATAAACACCTGGAAGCTCTTGTTAAAAGGGTCGTGGATAAATCCCTGCAGGAGAGAGATACTAGAATACAGCAGGACTCTCCTGTAGACCCAATGATTCCCTTATTGGATCAGGGACATTTACATGAAGTCTTCGCAGCCACTCAGGCCAGCCAGTCGGCTGCCTCTCCTTCAGAAAGTGGTTCAGAATTGGAGGATACAGTAATAGGCTTTGATTATGCCTTAGTCCCTGCCTTAGTGAAAGCTATTAAGGAAGCCTTGAATTTGGAGGATCCAGCTACTTCTCCCCCTAAACAGAGAAAACTCTTTAAACAGCTCAACAAGGAGCGACATTACTTCCCGTTTATTACGGAGATAGGCGCCATTATTTCTAATGAGTGGAGTAAACCTGATAAGAAAGGCTCTATGCAGTCGAAGATTACAAAATTATATCCCTTTAAACAAGAAGATGTGACACATCTTGAAACTGCCCCGTCAGTGGACGCAGCGTTGATGCGTTTGGTGAAGTATGTGACCCTTCCCTTGGAAGACACAGTTTCTTTTAAAGATCCTTTGGAAAGACGGATCGATTCGGACCTAAAGAGAATTTACTTGACAGCAGGGTCCGCTTGTAAACCCATTCTGGCTATAGCAGCTGCCTCAAAAGCCTTAGAAGCCTGGTCTGACAGTGTTAATGATCCCTTTAAGAAGCAAACTAAAGGCACTACTTCTAACAGCCAGGAATCTACGAAGTCTTTTTGA